The following coding sequences are from one Lycium ferocissimum isolate CSIRO_LF1 chromosome 3, AGI_CSIRO_Lferr_CH_V1, whole genome shotgun sequence window:
- the LOC132048905 gene encoding uncharacterized protein LOC132048905 — protein METNNTFVVLDKEEEQQDEEVATDDVVELKVAKKEKTPEKTNGEGKESKIGTQSNSKADKEIEEGVTNSNRNEEVEDITSGAVFQKEKIQHKGDEWEKTGQELEEWNESKTPRSNRQSISIQEEEKVQNNCSPRSINKGYSGTYEEQDQPNADTVIK, from the exons ATGGAAACTAACAATACCTTTGTTGTGTTGGACAAAGAAGAAGAGCAGCAGGATGAAGAAGTAGCAACTGATGATGTAGTAGAGTTGAAAGTtgcaaaaaaggagaaaacacCAGAGAAAACAAAT GGGGAAGGAAAGGAAAGCAAAATAGGAACACAAAGCAACAGTAAAGCAGACAAAGAGATTGAAGAGGGGGTAACAAATTCTAACAGGAATGAAGAAGTTGAGGATATAACAAGTGGTGCAGTTTTTCAGAAggaaaaaatacaacataaaggaGATGAATGGGAGAAAACTGGGCAAGAATTAGAAGAATGGAATGAAAGCAAAACACCTAGGAGTAATAGACAAAGTATTTCAATACAAGAGGAGGAGAAAGTGCAAAATAACTGTAGTCCAAGGAGCATAAATAAGGGTTATAGTGGCACATATGAGGAGCAGGACCAACCAAATGCAGATACAGTCATTAAATGA